The following are encoded in a window of Streptomyces sp. 11x1 genomic DNA:
- the coaE gene encoding dephospho-CoA kinase: MLKVGLTGGIGAGKSEVSRLLVECGAVLIDADRIAREVVAPGTPGLAAVVETFGEGVLAPDGGLDRPKLGSLVFADPEKLAALNAIVHPLVGARSRELESAAAEDSVVVHDVPLLAENGLAPLYDLVVVVDAAPETQLDRLVRLRGMTEEDARARMAAQATREKRLEIADIVVDNDVPLDALRRRVREVWADLTRRAHSSHEQTERTQE, from the coding sequence ATGCTGAAAGTGGGTCTGACCGGCGGCATCGGGGCCGGCAAGAGCGAGGTGTCGCGGCTGCTGGTGGAGTGCGGCGCCGTACTGATCGACGCCGACCGCATCGCGCGCGAGGTCGTCGCACCAGGTACCCCCGGGCTCGCGGCGGTCGTCGAGACCTTCGGCGAGGGCGTCCTCGCGCCCGACGGGGGCCTGGACCGCCCCAAGCTGGGCTCCCTCGTGTTCGCGGACCCGGAGAAGCTCGCCGCGCTGAACGCGATCGTGCACCCGCTGGTGGGCGCCCGCTCCAGAGAGCTGGAGAGCGCCGCCGCCGAGGACTCCGTCGTCGTCCACGACGTCCCCCTGCTCGCCGAGAACGGCCTCGCCCCGCTGTACGACCTGGTGGTCGTCGTGGACGCGGCCCCCGAGACCCAGCTCGACCGCCTGGTACGGCTGCGCGGCATGACGGAGGAGGACGCCCGCGCGCGCATGGCCGCCCAGGCGACCCGCGAGAAGCGGCTGGAGATCGCGGACATCGTCGTCGACAACGACGTCCCCCTCGACGCGCTGCGGCGACGGGTGCGGGAGGTGTGGGCGGACCTCACCCGGCGGGCCCACTCGTCCCACGAGCAAACCGAACGCACGCAGGAATAG
- a CDS encoding tetratricopeptide repeat protein, whose translation MPETSGSTGRSPQTHVIDFRAAEQLLAANDPRGAVKLLDRVIAEHPENTAARLLRARAFFAAAQLRPAELEFTIVLEREPDNAFAHFALARTYQRQARPDQAKRHFRLAAALDPNPQYVEAARFDS comes from the coding sequence GTGCCCGAGACCAGCGGTTCCACCGGACGTAGCCCTCAGACGCATGTCATCGACTTCCGCGCCGCCGAGCAACTGCTCGCCGCGAACGACCCGCGGGGCGCGGTCAAGCTGCTCGACCGAGTCATAGCCGAGCACCCCGAGAACACGGCCGCCCGGCTGCTGCGTGCCCGCGCCTTCTTCGCCGCGGCCCAACTGCGGCCCGCCGAGCTGGAGTTCACGATCGTCCTGGAGCGTGAACCGGACAACGCGTTCGCGCACTTCGCCCTGGCCCGCACCTATCAGCGCCAGGCCCGCCCCGACCAGGCCAAGCGCCACTTCCGGCTCGCCGCGGCCCTCGACCCGAACCCGCAGTACGTGGAAGCGGCCCGGTTCGACTCCTGA
- a CDS encoding DUF6343 family protein, whose translation MRTGSEPTTARSPLRMRLWLSVWGLIWAIAGTAAFALAGRPGWAVACGVLWLIITVDLVMVVRHIRQGPHYQPGRDIPPYDPPGPHP comes from the coding sequence ATGCGTACCGGCAGTGAACCGACGACAGCGCGCAGTCCTCTGCGGATGCGACTCTGGCTGAGCGTATGGGGCCTGATCTGGGCGATCGCCGGGACAGCGGCGTTCGCTCTGGCCGGCCGTCCCGGCTGGGCCGTCGCCTGCGGAGTGCTGTGGCTGATCATCACCGTCGACCTGGTGATGGTCGTGCGCCACATCCGTCAGGGACCGCACTACCAGCCGGGCCGCGACATCCCACCCTACGACCCGCCGGGGCCCCACCCGTAG
- a CDS encoding acyltransferase domain-containing protein yields MALLDAVRADERLADWLRSLEESGSASTADARLPDAEDELVDALLDLAVPYEDVNDLVASRRTLTADEGATWLFGRCVDALVRDMGKVGKGPRLLPLPLESGTLGRYFQVYVFVAALPYVRAYHRERGIPDDVSRRTLADLGRGLVLHRRRYGVGGLVAPTWFSLHFHGELFQLGRLQYQRARVGGREGVALAAAGLALGPGEPCLDLHIPDYAGPLTPQACDRSLASAHDFFARRFPEERYTAGCCHSWLLDPQLARYLPADSNIVRFQQRFRVAGGTGEPEDHLPVRFVFGDPDLPVETLPRRTRLERAVGDHLRAGGHWYSGHGWFAW; encoded by the coding sequence ATGGCGCTGTTGGACGCGGTGCGGGCGGACGAGAGGCTCGCCGACTGGCTGCGGAGCCTGGAGGAGAGCGGGAGCGCCTCCACGGCGGACGCGCGGCTGCCGGACGCCGAGGACGAACTGGTCGACGCGCTGCTGGACCTCGCCGTGCCGTACGAGGACGTCAACGACCTGGTCGCGTCGCGCCGCACGCTGACGGCCGACGAGGGTGCGACCTGGCTGTTCGGGCGGTGCGTCGACGCTCTGGTGCGGGACATGGGGAAGGTCGGCAAGGGTCCGAGGCTCCTGCCGCTGCCCCTGGAGTCGGGCACGCTCGGCCGCTACTTCCAGGTGTACGTCTTCGTGGCGGCGCTCCCGTACGTGCGCGCGTACCACCGGGAGCGCGGGATCCCCGACGACGTCTCCCGGCGCACCCTGGCCGACCTGGGCCGCGGCCTGGTGCTGCACCGTCGGCGGTACGGCGTGGGCGGGCTGGTCGCGCCGACCTGGTTCTCTCTGCATTTCCACGGGGAGCTGTTCCAGCTCGGCCGGCTGCAGTACCAGCGAGCCCGGGTGGGCGGACGGGAAGGTGTCGCGCTGGCGGCGGCGGGCCTCGCCCTGGGACCTGGGGAACCCTGCCTCGACCTGCACATCCCCGACTACGCGGGGCCCCTGACCCCGCAGGCGTGCGACAGGTCGCTGGCGTCGGCCCACGACTTCTTCGCCCGGCGCTTCCCCGAGGAGCGGTACACGGCGGGCTGCTGCCACTCCTGGCTCCTCGACCCGCAGCTGGCCCGGTACCTGCCGGCGGACTCCAACATCGTCCGGTTCCAGCAGCGGTTCCGGGTCGCCGGCGGCACCGGCGAACCCGAGGACCACCTGCCGGTCCGTTTCGTGTTCGGGGACCCCGACCTGCCGGTGGAGACCCTGCCGCGCCGCACGCGTCTCGAACGGGCCGTGGGCGATCATCTGCGCGCGGGCGGGCACTGGTACAGCGGGCACGGCTGGTTCGCCTGGTGA
- a CDS encoding methyltransferase domain-containing protein, translated as MREGYGGTGPGAITPDGCAVELYTRLPVGDEPEVIAGVAPEGARILELGCGVGRMTHPLIERGFTVTAVDESAEMLERVRGARTVHASIEELDLGEKFDVVLLASFLVHTADPEVRRGMLATCLRHLADDGFVLIQREGEDYHTNVPRERVDPRGFTVRIASTEPIGDGVHSVFAEYFFPDGEWTQTFRSRPLTKEQFEEALAESGLTVDRYLTEDRIWVTAVPVG; from the coding sequence ATGCGTGAAGGGTACGGGGGGACCGGGCCCGGAGCGATCACCCCGGACGGCTGCGCGGTCGAGCTGTACACGCGGCTGCCGGTGGGCGACGAACCGGAGGTGATCGCGGGAGTCGCGCCCGAGGGTGCGCGCATTCTCGAACTGGGCTGCGGGGTGGGCCGGATGACCCACCCCCTGATCGAGCGGGGGTTCACCGTCACGGCCGTCGACGAGTCGGCGGAGATGCTGGAGCGGGTGCGCGGCGCCCGCACGGTGCACGCCTCGATCGAGGAACTCGACCTCGGTGAGAAGTTCGACGTGGTGCTGCTCGCCTCCTTCCTCGTCCACACCGCGGACCCCGAGGTGCGGAGGGGGATGCTCGCGACCTGTCTGCGGCATCTCGCGGACGACGGCTTCGTACTGATCCAGCGCGAGGGGGAGGACTATCACACCAACGTCCCCCGGGAACGGGTCGATCCCCGAGGCTTCACCGTCCGCATAGCGTCGACCGAGCCGATCGGGGACGGGGTCCACTCGGTGTTCGCGGAGTACTTCTTCCCGGACGGCGAATGGACTCAGACGTTCCGCTCACGCCCCCTGACCAAGGAGCAGTTCGAGGAGGCGCTGGCGGAGTCGGGGCTGACGGTGGACCGGTATCTGACGGAGGACCGGATCTGGGTGACGGCGGTGCCCGTGGGGTGA
- a CDS encoding DoxX family protein, translating to MSETTAPVVRTEATARGKGARISLRALQIALALFYGFASALPKLIAHPSAVESFDTLGWGSAGMYTIGLLELAGAVGLLIPVLAPVAAVSLSALMVGAFITQITAFGGEYAATPLILIVPLALIAWVRRQDATGLTKLARGRRA from the coding sequence ATGTCCGAGACCACCGCTCCCGTCGTCCGTACCGAGGCCACCGCGCGCGGTAAGGGCGCGCGCATCTCGCTGCGCGCGCTGCAGATCGCGCTCGCGCTGTTCTACGGGTTCGCGAGCGCGTTGCCCAAGCTGATCGCACACCCGTCGGCCGTCGAGTCCTTCGACACGCTCGGCTGGGGCAGCGCGGGGATGTACACCATCGGCCTGCTCGAACTGGCGGGTGCCGTCGGGCTGTTGATCCCCGTACTGGCTCCGGTCGCGGCGGTGTCGCTGAGCGCCCTGATGGTGGGGGCGTTCATCACACAGATCACCGCCTTCGGCGGGGAGTACGCGGCGACACCGCTCATCCTGATCGTGCCGCTCGCCCTGATCGCCTGGGTGCGACGCCAGGACGCGACCGGCCTGACGAAGCTCGCGCGCGGCCGCCGGGCGTGA
- a CDS encoding RNA-binding S4 domain-containing protein — protein sequence MASEGTQERAEDPAATSGGSDRSAAASAEAARPVSGESVRVDSWIWSVRLVKTRSMGATACRGGHVRVNGERVKPAYAVRVGDEVRLRQAGGHERIVIVRRLIRKRVGAPVAAECYVDNSPPPPPREAVAPAGIRDRGTGRPTKRDRRDMERLRGLAEAANADRHRRPT from the coding sequence ATGGCTTCTGAAGGTACGCAGGAGCGGGCGGAGGATCCGGCCGCGACGAGCGGGGGCTCCGACAGGTCTGCGGCGGCGTCGGCCGAGGCGGCCCGACCGGTGAGCGGCGAGAGCGTGCGCGTCGACAGCTGGATCTGGTCCGTGCGCCTGGTCAAGACCCGTTCGATGGGCGCCACCGCCTGCCGGGGCGGCCACGTCCGCGTCAACGGCGAACGCGTCAAGCCCGCGTACGCGGTGCGCGTCGGCGACGAGGTCCGGCTGCGCCAGGCCGGGGGCCACGAGCGGATCGTGATCGTGCGGCGTCTGATCCGCAAGCGGGTCGGCGCGCCCGTCGCCGCCGAGTGCTACGTCGACAACTCCCCGCCGCCCCCGCCCCGCGAGGCCGTCGCCCCCGCGGGCATCCGTGACCGGGGCACGGGCCGCCCGACCAAGCGCGACCGGCGGGACATGGAGCGCCTGCGGGGCCTGGCCGAGGCGGCCAACGCCGACCGTCACCGCCGCCCCACCTGA
- a CDS encoding uracil-DNA glycosylase — translation MDGGGSDGGGVVAGGGGAGGGKGTGLAALDARITGCRVCPRLVEWREEVARTRRAAFADQEYWGRPVPGFGPPDAALLIVGLAPAAHGANRTGRMFTGDRSGDVLYAALHDVGLASRATAVAVDDGLELYGVRITSPVHCAPPANKPTPEERDTCRPWLVRELELLRPTLRAVVVLGAFGWQAALPALAQAGWDVPRPRPVFGHGTHVPLDGLDLFGCFHVSQRNTFTGRLTPAMLRDVLRTAARSAGLTVTT, via the coding sequence ATGGACGGCGGCGGCAGCGATGGTGGCGGCGTGGTGGCCGGCGGAGGCGGTGCGGGCGGCGGGAAGGGCACCGGGTTGGCCGCGCTGGACGCGCGGATCACCGGATGCCGGGTCTGTCCCCGGTTGGTCGAGTGGCGGGAAGAGGTGGCGCGCACCCGGCGGGCAGCGTTCGCCGACCAGGAGTACTGGGGGCGGCCGGTACCGGGCTTCGGGCCGCCCGACGCCGCGCTGCTGATCGTCGGGCTCGCGCCGGCCGCGCACGGGGCGAACCGGACGGGGCGGATGTTCACCGGCGACCGTTCGGGCGACGTGCTGTACGCGGCGCTGCACGACGTGGGCCTGGCCTCGCGCGCCACGGCGGTCGCCGTGGACGACGGGCTGGAGCTCTACGGCGTGCGCATCACCTCACCCGTGCACTGCGCGCCGCCCGCCAACAAGCCGACGCCCGAGGAACGCGACACCTGTCGGCCGTGGCTTGTCCGGGAGCTGGAGCTGCTGCGGCCGACGCTGCGGGCCGTGGTCGTGCTCGGCGCCTTCGGCTGGCAGGCCGCGCTGCCCGCGCTCGCCCAGGCAGGCTGGGACGTGCCCCGGCCCCGGCCCGTCTTCGGGCACGGCACCCACGTACCACTCGACGGGCTCGACCTCTTCGGCTGCTTCCACGTCAGCCAGCGCAACACGTTCACCGGCCGCCTGACCCCCGCCATGCTGCGGGACGTCCTGCGGACGGCGGCGCGGTCGGCGGGGCTGACGGTCACGACGTAG
- the pip gene encoding prolyl aminopeptidase: MPLYPEIEPYDRGMLDVGDGNRVYWEVCGNPRGKPAVVLHGGPGSRANAWFPRLFDPEAYRIVLLDQRGCGRSTPPASAYETDMGVNTTDRLIADLELLRGHLGIGRWLVWGVSWGSALGLRYTQTHPEAVTELVLTGVATGSDAEVALLTRGLGQFFPEAFARFLAELPEEERDGNLPAAYNRLLESPDEAVRARAARAWTDWETAIAAQPPRSVPRYEDPVFRYGFARTVTHYWGNGHFLGDGGEDGVVLRDAPLLKGIPGTLVQGSLDPGNLLGVVWRLHHAWPGSELILVDDVGHDAGAPDMAETLVAATDRYAANG; encoded by the coding sequence ATGCCTCTCTATCCGGAGATCGAACCGTACGACCGCGGCATGCTCGATGTCGGGGACGGCAACCGCGTGTACTGGGAGGTCTGCGGAAATCCGCGGGGAAAGCCCGCGGTCGTGCTGCACGGCGGGCCGGGTTCCCGGGCCAACGCCTGGTTCCCCCGGCTCTTCGATCCCGAGGCGTACCGGATCGTGCTGCTCGACCAGCGGGGCTGCGGGCGTTCGACGCCGCCGGCGAGCGCGTACGAGACCGACATGGGCGTCAACACCACGGACCGGCTGATCGCCGACCTGGAGCTGCTGCGAGGGCACCTCGGGATCGGGCGGTGGCTGGTGTGGGGTGTGTCGTGGGGGTCGGCGCTCGGCCTGCGGTACACCCAGACGCACCCGGAGGCCGTGACGGAGCTGGTCCTCACCGGTGTCGCCACCGGGTCCGACGCCGAAGTCGCCCTGCTGACCAGGGGACTGGGGCAGTTCTTCCCGGAGGCGTTCGCACGGTTCCTGGCCGAGCTGCCCGAGGAGGAGCGGGACGGGAATCTGCCGGCCGCCTACAACCGGTTGCTCGAGTCGCCCGACGAGGCCGTGCGGGCGCGGGCCGCGCGGGCCTGGACGGACTGGGAGACGGCGATCGCGGCGCAGCCGCCCCGCTCCGTGCCGCGCTACGAGGACCCGGTCTTCCGCTACGGCTTCGCCCGTACCGTCACCCACTACTGGGGCAACGGCCACTTCCTCGGCGACGGCGGCGAGGACGGTGTGGTCCTGCGTGACGCCCCGCTGCTCAAGGGCATCCCGGGCACCCTCGTCCAGGGCAGCCTCGACCCCGGCAACCTCCTCGGTGTCGTCTGGCGGCTCCACCATGCCTGGCCCGGCAGCGAGTTGATCCTCGTCGACGACGTGGGGCACGACGCGGGCGCGCCGGACATGGCGGAGACGCTGGTGGCGGCCACGGACCGCTACGCCGCGAACGGCTGA
- a CDS encoding LamG domain-containing protein, which translates to MVSRRGLLGGAAIVGAGAFTGVAPSAGSAAADSPLDTPFTPVTTPHLVEAERMVHYQRLLAAGHLPGGLVGHWPLDGTGADRSGRDHPLTLGSGASWTTLRAGGELTFDGTSTAYATTGSVLDTTAPFTVSARVRLADGDAPADPANMYTAVSQDGTNASRFLLQYDPEFRTWAFKVRGEDRSTKVSAIAATAASLGTWTHLTGVWDGTHIHLYVNGELQGSAAATLSWASPQGFNIGRAKWDGAPVNRFKGSVDDVRAYGRALDADEVSLVSGRTAARNNEYLVGASSTVTWGTPGDLTSWVARARCSSFVTWVLRHTYGWATADYFRQHFDDGIPEAADYRDAFARGRGGPHFQPVRKVADLLPGDLIAIEYGPEVTDATGHIVMVREVKGVYTGTGVKDGETQYAIEVIDMTSSPHGVYGQPSATTHPDTRMIGRGEDLEGVGIGHMMFYASNSTGLFSRYRWSSYGASPDHTVGARPISAARVV; encoded by the coding sequence ATGGTCAGCAGACGCGGGCTGTTGGGCGGAGCGGCGATCGTGGGCGCGGGGGCGTTCACAGGGGTGGCGCCGAGCGCGGGCAGCGCGGCGGCGGACTCACCGCTCGACACTCCGTTCACCCCCGTCACCACGCCGCACCTGGTGGAGGCCGAGCGGATGGTGCACTACCAGCGGCTGCTGGCGGCGGGCCATCTGCCGGGCGGCCTCGTCGGGCACTGGCCGCTGGACGGCACGGGCGCCGACCGCTCCGGCCGCGACCACCCCCTCACCCTGGGCTCCGGCGCCTCCTGGACCACCCTCCGCGCGGGCGGCGAACTCACCTTCGACGGCACGTCCACGGCGTACGCCACGACGGGCTCCGTCCTCGACACCACGGCCCCGTTCACGGTCTCGGCCCGGGTCCGGCTCGCGGACGGCGACGCACCCGCCGATCCGGCGAACATGTACACGGCCGTCAGCCAGGACGGCACGAACGCCAGCCGTTTCCTGCTCCAGTACGACCCGGAGTTCCGGACCTGGGCGTTCAAGGTCCGCGGCGAGGACCGGAGCACCAAGGTCTCGGCCATCGCCGCCACGGCCGCCTCGCTCGGCACGTGGACCCATCTGACCGGAGTGTGGGACGGCACCCACATCCACCTGTATGTGAACGGCGAACTCCAGGGCAGCGCCGCCGCCACCCTGTCCTGGGCCTCCCCGCAGGGCTTCAACATAGGCCGTGCCAAGTGGGACGGCGCCCCGGTGAACCGCTTCAAGGGTTCGGTGGACGACGTGAGGGCGTACGGGCGGGCCCTCGACGCCGACGAGGTGTCCCTCGTCAGCGGCCGTACCGCCGCCCGGAACAACGAGTACCTGGTCGGCGCCTCGTCCACGGTCACCTGGGGCACGCCCGGCGACCTGACCAGCTGGGTGGCGCGGGCCCGCTGCTCGTCCTTCGTCACCTGGGTGCTCAGGCACACCTACGGCTGGGCCACCGCGGACTACTTCCGGCAGCACTTCGACGACGGCATCCCCGAGGCCGCCGACTACCGCGACGCCTTCGCCCGGGGCCGCGGCGGTCCCCACTTCCAGCCCGTCCGCAAGGTCGCCGACCTGCTGCCGGGCGACCTGATCGCGATCGAGTACGGCCCCGAGGTCACGGACGCCACCGGGCACATCGTGATGGTCCGCGAGGTGAAGGGCGTCTACACGGGGACCGGTGTGAAGGACGGCGAGACCCAGTACGCGATCGAGGTCATCGACATGACGTCCTCCCCGCACGGGGTGTACGGGCAGCCCAGCGCCACCACCCACCCCGACACCCGGATGATCGGCCGCGGCGAGGACCTCGAAGGCGTGGGAATCGGCCACATGATGTTCTACGCCTCGAACTCCACCGGTCTCTTCTCCCGCTACCGCTGGAGCTCCTACGGCGCCTCGCCGGACCACACCGTCGGTGCCCGGCCCATCTCGGCGGCCCGCGTCGTCTGA
- a CDS encoding FUSC family protein gives MSRPRRAPLALPPWLAHALRAQRGPVPWNAVLRGALAGGPLLLVAVVSGRPSVGVLAALGAMLAGINDRPGSRRAAVQRLGAPALAGAVGLLAGSYAGQYAGAVVLTLLLTALGLLAGAMSAVGPVSSGAGTQLLVAAAIGAGMPLPEPGWERALAYLAGAGWLLALRLALPTPAILTAGDYRFDGERDAVAAVYDAIAALLDAVGTPAAVARRAALTAALDHAQDALAGPRLRRYASSSAERRLHAQYTAALPLAEAATALAWAGDAVVGRASEGPRRLATAVRGNTATGPLPAPARSAPALRALDDALLRAAETFDRGGDPHDLHTRRRTLGSLVRLGLGSGGREYGLRVALSFGAAAAVAQALHHQHWYWLPATAVFLVKPDLGPLVSRVLCRAAGTVLGAVLFAGFAAVLPRPEGLIALVVVSGALIPVATRHFAAQTAVVTVLVLALVMVGGDPQASWSRIAETLLACAIVLIVGHLPMPRGQRGGGVRARLTEAGTAAHAYLSHVLHEARTPGAGPGEGGPSPSSGASTPNGVTVSVGAALPGEADERATRWTLRREAYRSLAGARTAIALAGAELPALARHTEGTDEIAAVLERLVDTTTACAVHLDDTGRLGSHHTERLTALLDELARHRRHVDISLPAPPPAPDLLRKPGVRV, from the coding sequence GTGTCCCGCCCCCGCCGCGCCCCCCTCGCCCTACCGCCCTGGCTCGCCCACGCCCTGCGTGCGCAGCGGGGACCCGTTCCCTGGAACGCGGTACTGCGGGGAGCGCTGGCCGGCGGACCGCTGCTGCTGGTCGCCGTGGTGTCGGGGCGCCCCTCCGTCGGGGTGCTCGCCGCACTCGGCGCCATGCTCGCCGGCATCAACGACCGGCCCGGCAGCAGGCGCGCCGCCGTGCAACGGCTCGGAGCGCCCGCGCTCGCCGGAGCCGTGGGGCTCCTCGCCGGCTCGTACGCCGGACAGTACGCCGGAGCCGTCGTCCTCACCCTGCTGCTCACCGCGCTCGGGCTGCTCGCCGGCGCGATGAGCGCGGTCGGGCCCGTGTCCTCCGGGGCGGGCACCCAACTGCTGGTCGCGGCCGCCATCGGCGCCGGGATGCCGCTGCCGGAACCGGGGTGGGAGCGCGCGCTCGCCTACCTCGCCGGCGCCGGCTGGCTGCTCGCGCTGCGCCTCGCCCTGCCCACCCCCGCGATCCTCACCGCCGGCGACTACCGCTTCGACGGCGAACGGGACGCCGTAGCCGCCGTGTACGACGCGATCGCGGCCCTGCTGGACGCCGTCGGCACCCCCGCCGCCGTCGCCCGGCGGGCCGCGCTGACCGCCGCCCTCGACCATGCCCAGGACGCCCTCGCCGGACCGCGGCTGCGGCGTTACGCCAGTTCCTCGGCCGAACGCCGCCTGCACGCCCAGTACACCGCCGCGCTCCCGCTCGCCGAGGCGGCGACCGCGCTGGCCTGGGCCGGGGACGCCGTCGTCGGCCGCGCCTCCGAAGGACCCCGGCGGCTCGCCACGGCCGTACGCGGCAACACCGCCACCGGTCCGCTGCCCGCGCCCGCACGCTCCGCGCCCGCGCTGCGCGCCCTCGACGACGCGCTGCTGCGCGCCGCCGAGACCTTCGACCGGGGCGGCGACCCACACGACCTGCACACCCGCCGCCGTACCCTCGGATCGCTCGTCCGGCTCGGCCTCGGCTCCGGCGGACGCGAGTACGGGCTGCGGGTCGCCCTGTCCTTCGGCGCCGCCGCGGCCGTGGCACAGGCGCTGCACCACCAGCACTGGTACTGGCTGCCCGCCACCGCCGTCTTCCTGGTCAAGCCCGATCTGGGGCCGCTCGTGTCCCGGGTGCTGTGCCGGGCGGCCGGGACCGTGCTCGGCGCGGTGCTCTTCGCCGGATTCGCCGCCGTGCTGCCCCGGCCGGAGGGACTCATCGCCCTGGTCGTCGTCAGCGGGGCGCTGATCCCCGTCGCCACCCGGCACTTCGCCGCCCAGACCGCGGTCGTCACCGTGCTGGTGCTCGCCCTCGTCATGGTCGGCGGGGATCCCCAGGCCTCCTGGAGCCGTATCGCCGAGACCCTGCTGGCCTGCGCCATCGTCCTGATCGTCGGACACCTGCCGATGCCCAGGGGGCAGCGCGGCGGGGGCGTACGCGCCCGGCTCACCGAGGCGGGCACGGCAGCGCACGCCTATCTCTCGCACGTCCTGCACGAGGCGCGCACGCCGGGCGCCGGCCCTGGCGAGGGCGGGCCGTCCCCGTCGAGCGGCGCGTCCACGCCCAACGGTGTCACCGTGTCCGTCGGGGCGGCCCTGCCGGGCGAGGCCGACGAGCGGGCCACCCGCTGGACGCTGCGCCGCGAGGCCTACCGCTCGCTCGCCGGGGCCCGCACCGCGATCGCCCTCGCCGGCGCCGAACTTCCCGCCCTGGCCCGGCACACCGAGGGCACCGACGAGATCGCCGCCGTTCTCGAGCGGCTGGTCGACACCACCACCGCCTGCGCCGTGCACCTCGACGACACCGGACGGCTCGGCAGCCATCACACCGAGCGGCTCACCGCCCTCCTCGACGAACTCGCCCGCCACCGAAGGCACGTCGACATCAGCCTCCCCGCCCCACCGCCCGCACCCGACCTCTTGCGGAAGCCGGGCGTGAGGGTGTGA
- a CDS encoding amidohydrolase: protein MTGCTALVHDEHEGIAFVEDAAIVVREGVIASIGPAEETAPVPTAERIDARGQVALPGLVNCHTHAPMVALRGIAEDMPAEEWFNDVIWPVESNLTARDVELGARLACAEMIRGGVTCFADHYFAMDTVAAVVEETGLRAHLGEAFFSSQGPEGREKSLEFALRHRGAAGGRITTALAPHAPYTVDDADLAATADLARAHDLPVHLHAAESRDQTDNSLARHGVTPIEVLERTGLLGLPAGVLIAHGTGIDERDLPVLERATGPVAVATAPRGYLKFAWPTTPVRALRRIGVPVGLATDGAASNNSLDVWEAMALTALVQKATEGDPRWLTSRQALHHATLQSARAVGLGKTIGSLAPGRRADIVLVDLCGPHTQPVHDLAATLVHSARSADVTTTIVDGRVLMRDRELLTVDVPATVREMTGRLAALTDRSHGGRIQDYDKAPE from the coding sequence ATCACCGGCTGCACCGCCCTCGTCCACGACGAGCACGAGGGGATCGCGTTCGTCGAGGACGCCGCGATCGTCGTACGGGAGGGGGTGATCGCGAGCATCGGACCGGCGGAGGAGACGGCCCCCGTCCCCACGGCGGAGCGCATCGACGCGCGCGGACAGGTCGCCCTGCCGGGGCTCGTCAACTGCCATACGCACGCGCCCATGGTGGCGCTGCGCGGCATCGCGGAGGACATGCCGGCCGAGGAGTGGTTCAACGACGTCATCTGGCCCGTCGAGTCCAACCTGACGGCGCGGGACGTCGAGCTGGGAGCCCGGCTGGCCTGTGCGGAGATGATCCGCGGTGGGGTGACCTGCTTCGCCGACCACTACTTCGCCATGGACACCGTCGCCGCCGTCGTCGAGGAGACCGGCCTGCGGGCGCATCTGGGGGAGGCCTTCTTCTCCTCCCAGGGACCCGAGGGCCGCGAGAAGTCCCTGGAGTTCGCGCTACGGCACCGGGGCGCGGCCGGCGGCCGCATCACCACCGCGCTCGCCCCGCACGCCCCTTATACCGTCGACGACGCCGACCTCGCCGCGACCGCCGACCTCGCCCGCGCGCACGACCTCCCGGTGCACCTGCACGCCGCGGAGAGCCGCGACCAGACCGACAACAGCCTCGCCCGGCACGGCGTCACGCCCATCGAGGTCCTGGAACGCACCGGACTGCTCGGCCTCCCCGCGGGCGTCCTCATCGCGCACGGCACCGGAATCGACGAGCGCGACCTGCCGGTCCTGGAGCGGGCGACGGGGCCGGTGGCCGTCGCGACCGCGCCCCGCGGCTATCTCAAGTTCGCCTGGCCCACCACCCCGGTGCGCGCCCTGCGCCGCATCGGCGTCCCCGTCGGACTCGCCACGGACGGCGCCGCCTCCAACAACTCCCTCGACGTATGGGAGGCCATGGCCCTCACCGCGCTCGTGCAGAAGGCCACCGAGGGCGACCCGCGCTGGCTGACCTCCCGACAGGCCCTGCACCACGCCACGCTCCAGAGCGCCCGGGCCGTGGGACTGGGGAAGACGATCGGCAGCCTCGCGCCCGGTCGGCGGGCCGACATCGTCCTCGTCGACCTCTGCGGCCCGCACACCCAGCCCGTGCACGACCTCGCCGCCACCCTCGTGCACAGCGCCCGCTCCGCCGACGTCACCACCACGATCGTCGACGGCCGTGTCCTGATGCGCGACCGCGAGCTGCTCACCGTCGACGTGCCGGCGACGGTGAGGGAGATGACGGGCCGCCTGGCCGCACTCACCGACCGCAGCCACGGCGGCCGGATCCAGGACTACGACAAGGCCCCCGAGTAG